In Terriglobia bacterium, the following are encoded in one genomic region:
- a CDS encoding FAD-dependent oxidoreductase, protein MAASTTFTSKLKEKETLAEGTMGFYFAKPAGFQFKSGQYLDIKLVDPPETDAEGNIRSFSIASAPEDERLLVATRMRDTAFKRVLRMAPSDTEVRLEGPMGSFTLHNNSAKSAVFLAGGIGITPFSSIVRYAAHAKLPHKLYLFYSNRRPEDAAFMPILQELEKENPNFKFIPSMSEMSKSAQAWSGETGFISREMLVRHLPSLQGPIYYIAGPPAMVAAMRQMLNAAGVDEDDLRTEEFAGY, encoded by the coding sequence ATGGCGGCCTCAACAACATTTACGAGCAAGCTCAAGGAGAAAGAAACTCTGGCGGAAGGAACCATGGGCTTTTATTTTGCCAAGCCCGCGGGTTTCCAGTTCAAGTCTGGCCAGTATCTCGACATAAAGCTCGTCGATCCGCCTGAGACGGATGCAGAAGGCAATATACGATCATTTTCGATTGCCAGCGCTCCTGAAGATGAACGATTGCTGGTTGCAACAAGAATGCGGGACACGGCTTTCAAGCGTGTTCTGCGAATGGCCCCGTCTGATACCGAGGTCAGGCTGGAAGGGCCGATGGGATCCTTCACCCTGCACAACAATTCAGCCAAGTCGGCAGTGTTCCTGGCGGGCGGGATCGGAATCACGCCATTTTCCAGCATCGTACGTTACGCAGCTCATGCCAAACTTCCTCACAAGCTATATCTCTTTTACTCCAACCGGCGGCCGGAAGATGCTGCATTCATGCCGATCTTGCAAGAGCTGGAAAAAGAAAATCCGAACTTTAAATTTATTCCCAGCATGAGCGAGATGTCCAAGTCCGCACAGGCGTGGAGCGGAGAAACAGGATTCATCAGCCGCGAGATGTTGGTCAGGCATCTTCCCAGTCTTCAAGGCCCCATCTATTACATTGCGGGGCCTCCCGCCATGGTGGCAGCCATGCGCCAGATGCTGAACGCAGCCGGCGTGGATGAAGACGATTTAAGAACAGAAGAATTTGCAGGTTACTGA
- a CDS encoding alpha/beta fold hydrolase, with translation MKLCRTISMMFTVLIAMALRAADYPAPQSGTFVVKDFQFKSGEKLPEVKLHYYTLGTPQKDSSGKIRNAVLILHGTGGSGRQFLTPNFGGVVFGPGQLLDAAKYFIILPDNVGHGESSKPSDGLHMRFPHYEYDDMIELQYRLLTQGLGVNHLRLVMGTSMGGMHSWLWAEQHPDFIDAAMPLASLPVEIGGRNRMFRRMIMDAIRTSPDWNNGEYKQQPHGLAAALDVLLIMGSAPLRMQKDEPTREQADKVLEDFIASRMKTTDANDMIYYFDASRNYNPEPQLEKITAPLIAVNSADDQINPPELKILDRDIQRVKNGQYVLLPITDQTRGHGTHSFPAIWGDYLAQLLQKSQH, from the coding sequence ATGAAGCTCTGCCGCACCATCTCAATGATGTTCACCGTGTTGATAGCGATGGCGCTTCGCGCCGCCGACTATCCCGCGCCTCAATCCGGCACGTTCGTAGTGAAAGACTTTCAGTTCAAGTCTGGAGAAAAGCTGCCGGAGGTCAAGCTGCACTACTACACGCTGGGGACGCCGCAGAAAGATTCGAGCGGCAAGATTCGCAATGCGGTGCTGATCCTGCACGGCACCGGCGGCAGCGGACGGCAGTTCTTAACGCCGAATTTTGGCGGCGTGGTCTTTGGCCCCGGCCAACTGCTGGATGCGGCGAAGTACTTCATCATCCTGCCGGACAATGTGGGCCACGGCGAATCCAGCAAGCCCAGCGACGGCCTGCACATGCGCTTTCCGCACTATGAATATGACGACATGATCGAGTTGCAATACCGGCTGCTCACGCAGGGACTGGGCGTGAATCATCTGCGGCTGGTAATGGGAACATCAATGGGCGGGATGCATAGCTGGCTGTGGGCGGAGCAGCACCCGGACTTCATTGACGCGGCCATGCCGCTGGCCAGCCTGCCCGTGGAGATTGGCGGGAGGAATCGCATGTTTCGCCGCATGATCATGGACGCGATCCGCACCTCGCCCGACTGGAACAACGGCGAGTACAAGCAACAACCACACGGCCTTGCTGCCGCACTTGATGTGCTGTTGATCATGGGCAGCGCGCCTTTGCGCATGCAAAAAGACGAGCCCACCCGCGAACAGGCCGACAAAGTGCTGGAGGATTTCATCGCCAGCCGCATGAAGACCACGGACGCGAATGACATGATTTATTACTTTGACGCGTCGCGAAACTACAATCCTGAGCCGCAACTGGAAAAGATCACCGCGCCGCTCATCGCCGTGAATTCAGCCGACGACCAGATCAATCCGCCAGAACTTAAGATTCTTGATCGCGATATTCAGCGCGTGAAGAACGGCCAGTATGTGCTGCTGCCGATCACGGACCAGACGCGCGGTCACGGGACGCACTCATTCCCGGCGATATGGGGAGATTATCTGGCGCAGTTGCTGCAGAAATCACAACATTGA
- a CDS encoding CAP domain-containing protein, which produces MTRRILFAILFLSFFLGSYSAHAGPSQREQQLFDLVNHEREKASLNKLEWNDQLAEAALAHSKLLAENLDLSHQFSGEPILQERVGYTRLRFNAVAENVAAAPDVDTAHNALMKSPGHRANILHQDYNAIGISIVERDHELFITQDFAHTLASYTEKQFRESLIATFNQARRARKMSPVDVISDQHLRKAACSQDMHTDKMIQNMPGVSGLLVFSLSEPGSLPEDMRKYASDKTVQRMNIGVCLQTGGSTGFSKFWVVAAFYRSGG; this is translated from the coding sequence ATGACGAGACGAATACTCTTCGCCATTCTGTTCCTGAGTTTCTTTTTAGGAAGTTACAGCGCTCACGCTGGGCCGTCTCAGCGTGAGCAGCAGCTCTTTGACCTGGTGAATCATGAGCGCGAAAAGGCGAGCCTGAACAAGCTGGAATGGAATGACCAACTGGCTGAAGCCGCGCTGGCCCATTCCAAACTTCTGGCTGAAAACCTCGATCTCTCGCACCAGTTTTCCGGAGAGCCGATCTTGCAGGAACGGGTGGGATACACTCGCCTGCGCTTCAACGCCGTGGCGGAGAACGTTGCCGCCGCGCCCGACGTCGATACAGCTCACAACGCTCTGATGAAATCGCCCGGCCACCGCGCCAACATCCTTCATCAGGACTACAACGCCATCGGCATCTCTATCGTGGAGCGGGACCATGAACTGTTCATCACCCAGGATTTCGCACACACGCTGGCTTCATACACGGAAAAGCAATTTCGCGAGTCCCTGATTGCCACTTTCAACCAGGCAAGGCGCGCAAGAAAAATGTCTCCCGTGGACGTGATCAGCGATCAGCACCTGAGAAAGGCCGCCTGCTCCCAGGACATGCACACCGACAAGATGATCCAGAACATGCCCGGCGTATCGGGGCTGCTGGTCTTCTCCTTGTCAGAGCCTGGCTCTCTGCCCGAAGATATGCGGAAGTACGCTTCTGACAAAACCGTTCAGCGCATGAACATCGGCGTCTGCCTGCAAACAGGCGGCAGCACCGGATTCTCCAAGTTCTGGGTGGTAGCGGCTTTCTACAGGTCTGGCGGATAA
- a CDS encoding PspA/IM30 family protein — MALLERVSTLIRANLNELIDKAEHPEIMIKQVILDMENQLLQVKTQVAIAMADQHLLEKKQKENEDKIADWGRKAEMAVGKKQDDLARAAIERSLHYKQMSENFRQQVADQTAQVETLKNALNKLTQKLEEARARSELLISQNRRARTLSKAADAHTGISGPDHGATFDRMKHKVMRQEAIGQAKTELLSSDAASVEDRFAQMEKEDEISRILNELKAKRA; from the coding sequence ATGGCATTACTAGAAAGAGTTTCAACCTTGATCCGGGCAAACTTAAATGAATTGATAGACAAAGCTGAGCACCCGGAAATCATGATCAAGCAGGTCATCCTGGACATGGAAAACCAGTTGCTTCAGGTGAAGACGCAGGTTGCCATTGCCATGGCGGACCAGCATCTGCTGGAAAAAAAGCAGAAAGAGAATGAAGACAAGATTGCCGACTGGGGTCGCAAAGCGGAAATGGCCGTAGGCAAGAAGCAGGACGACCTCGCTCGCGCCGCCATTGAACGCTCGCTCCATTACAAGCAGATGTCTGAAAATTTCCGCCAGCAGGTGGCCGACCAGACTGCGCAAGTGGAGACGCTGAAGAATGCGCTCAACAAGCTCACGCAGAAACTGGAAGAGGCCCGCGCCCGCAGCGAACTGCTGATTTCGCAGAACCGCCGCGCCCGCACGCTGAGCAAGGCCGCTGATGCGCATACCGGCATCTCCGGCCCGGACCACGGCGCGACGTTTGATCGCATGAAGCATAAAGTGATGCGGCAGGAAGCCATTGGCCAGGCCAAAACGGAGCTGTTGTCCTCTGACGCGGCCAGCGTGGAAGACCGTTTTGCCCAGATGGAAAAAGAAGATGAGATCAGCCGCATACTGAATGAGTTGAAGGCGAAGCGGGCTTAG
- a CDS encoding flotillin family protein translates to MEWQTVAIFAGLAVLAIMLVISMLARLYRKVGPNEALLVYGRGKTPRVVKGAGTVIWPLIESCRLLSLELMSFDVAPQQDLYTNQGVAVTVEAVAQIKVKSDDISIRTGAEQFLTKTPPQREGLIRLVMEGHLRGIIGQLTVEQIVKEPEMVGDRMRATCAGDMSKMGLEVVSFTIKEVRDKNEYISNMGRPDVARIKRDADVAAAEAERDTAIKKAEAQRAAAIARAQADQERVLAETLSQAKQAEAQRDLEVKKATYSELIKKQQAQADKAYEIQQNIQQQQVIAEQVKVQLIEREAQTKVQEAEIARHQNELIATVLKQAEIEKQRVLNIAEGEKQRLIAEAEGRANAIRLQGEAEADIIFKKGEAEAKAMNIKAEAYQEYNQAAVVDKLITGLPEVVRAMASPLANVDKITIVSTGNGHSAGMSKITGDMAEIAAQVPALFEALSGMSMAELFSKVKQIGDKGPKPSPELPGGDEPPAGKARAAGKA, encoded by the coding sequence ATGGAGTGGCAAACAGTTGCAATCTTTGCTGGCTTGGCCGTGCTGGCCATCATGCTGGTCATCAGCATGCTGGCCCGGTTGTATCGCAAAGTTGGTCCTAACGAAGCATTGCTTGTATATGGCCGCGGCAAAACGCCGCGCGTAGTCAAAGGCGCGGGCACCGTGATCTGGCCGCTCATTGAAAGCTGCCGACTGTTGTCCCTTGAATTGATGTCTTTCGATGTAGCGCCACAACAGGACCTTTATACCAACCAGGGCGTCGCCGTGACCGTGGAGGCCGTGGCGCAGATTAAAGTGAAGTCGGATGACATTTCCATCCGCACCGGCGCAGAGCAGTTTCTTACCAAGACGCCGCCACAGCGTGAAGGCCTGATTCGCCTTGTGATGGAAGGCCATTTGCGCGGCATCATCGGCCAGCTCACCGTTGAGCAGATCGTAAAAGAGCCTGAGATGGTGGGCGACCGCATGCGCGCCACTTGCGCTGGCGATATGAGCAAGATGGGATTGGAAGTTGTTTCATTCACCATCAAGGAAGTTCGCGACAAAAACGAATACATCTCCAACATGGGCCGTCCAGACGTTGCCCGCATCAAGCGCGACGCCGACGTTGCCGCCGCTGAAGCCGAGCGCGATACGGCCATCAAAAAAGCGGAAGCGCAACGGGCCGCCGCAATCGCCCGCGCGCAGGCTGACCAGGAGCGCGTGCTGGCGGAAACACTTTCACAGGCCAAACAGGCGGAAGCGCAACGCGACCTTGAAGTGAAGAAAGCCACTTATTCTGAGCTGATCAAGAAGCAGCAGGCGCAAGCTGACAAGGCCTATGAAATTCAGCAGAACATTCAGCAACAGCAGGTGATCGCGGAACAGGTCAAGGTCCAGCTGATCGAAAGAGAAGCGCAGACCAAGGTGCAGGAAGCTGAAATCGCGCGCCACCAGAATGAGCTGATCGCAACCGTGCTGAAACAGGCGGAGATTGAAAAGCAGCGCGTCCTGAATATTGCGGAAGGCGAAAAGCAACGCCTCATCGCGGAAGCGGAAGGCCGTGCCAATGCCATCCGGTTACAGGGCGAAGCCGAAGCCGACATCATCTTCAAAAAAGGTGAGGCAGAAGCCAAGGCCATGAACATCAAGGCTGAAGCCTATCAGGAATATAACCAGGCGGCGGTAGTGGACAAACTGATTACCGGGTTGCCGGAAGTGGTCCGCGCCATGGCGTCACCGCTGGCCAACGTGGACAAAATAACCATTGTCTCTACCGGCAACGGTCATTCGGCGGGCATGAGTAAAATCACCGGCGATATGGCGGAGATCGCCGCGCAAGTGCCGGCATTGTTTGAAGCACTCTCTGGCATGAGCATGGCGGAGCTGTTCTCCAAGGTGAAGCAGATTGGCGACAAAGGCCCAAAGCCCTCGCCTGAGCTTCCTGGTGGAGACGAGCCTCCCGCGGGCAAAGCCAGGGCTGCGGGCAAGGCATAA
- a CDS encoding helix-turn-helix domain-containing protein: protein MKLGEKLRYLRLMEGNLRGFGREMTQQEVVKAVARDLKMKISQSYLSQIENGARPHLTNKTRLLLAKFFNVHPGYLVDDPEGFHNELISDVSAAEDTLDLWLIQGAERFRRDPPVSRALLNLAKHKDSRSCLVLMEAILETPELAEKLLHVLRPQQQKIAPVMSEA, encoded by the coding sequence ATGAAGCTTGGCGAAAAATTACGTTACCTGAGGCTGATGGAAGGCAATCTTCGCGGCTTCGGTCGCGAGATGACGCAGCAGGAAGTGGTGAAAGCCGTCGCTCGCGACCTCAAAATGAAGATCAGCCAGAGCTATCTCTCGCAAATTGAGAATGGCGCGCGTCCGCACCTGACCAACAAGACGCGCCTGCTGCTGGCAAAATTCTTCAACGTCCATCCCGGATATCTGGTTGACGATCCTGAAGGCTTCCACAATGAACTCATATCGGACGTGAGCGCCGCGGAAGACACGCTCGATCTCTGGCTGATTCAGGGCGCGGAGCGTTTCCGCCGCGATCCGCCGGTAAGCCGCGCGCTGCTCAACCTGGCCAAGCACAAGGATTCGCGTAGCTGTCTGGTGTTGATGGAAGCGATTTTGGAAACGCCGGAACTGGCGGAAAAGCTGCTGCATGTGTTGCGTCCACAGCAGCAGAAGATCGCCCCGGTAATGAGCGAGGCATAA
- a CDS encoding ABC transporter permease, producing MSFVRKFIWLSQRRRKEAEIQEELQFHLEEEAAEREQEGIAPEQAKWDAHREIGNVTLVQEHVRAVWIWTRFEQFVQDLRYALRVMWASKIFSTLAILSLALGIGANTAIYSFMDAIMLRSLPVSDPSSLVILQWHGPSRWQGGVRRPSVLHTMSGTTYDDDKLGVVAGIFPYPAFELFQKNDSLFSSIFAYHPAHELDVMAKGQAVIVMGEYVSGDYFSGLGVRPATGRMIVSGDDQVGSPLVAVVSLRFSERHYGGPANAAGQTILINNVPAMVVGVTPPEFFGVDPSTAPDVYLPMRSGVSIEAADPYGTKPKWYLDQNFYWIEIMARLRPGVSREQAQAALAPQFRQWVESTVTNEREREILPSLVVQEGAGGVEALRRRYSKPLYVLMALVGLILAIACSNIASLLLARATARRGEMALRLSLGAGRLRLVRQLLTESVLLASLGGILGVFIAVWGIRFLTVLLANGQTDFTLHANLNWHVLSVTAALALLTGILFGLAPALPLTRVDVVPALKKLRSTDARSRMRFSLSQALVVSQIALSLLMLVAAGLFVRTLKKLQSVEVGFNRENVLLFELDARKAGHKDPEISTFYGDLQKRFSTVPGVRNVSLSQASLITAGTGYKITVNGAPPDPATRILFIGYDFLKTMQIPILAGREIEERDQSGSTPVAVVSELFARVNFGDQNPLGQHLLLGTGLRDMEIVGVARNAQYGELKSNAPPVVYIPYNQGAPPPRQMVYELRTAGNPLALVNTVREIVHQTDARVPVTDIRTQVEDINQTINQEIVFAKLCTAFAVLALIIACVGLYGTVSYNVARRTSEIGIRMALGAPRGAVIWMVLSEVCVLAAVGLALSVPTAFATSQFLKSFLFRMKPNDPLAMVFAIGTLLISALVAGCLPARKASRIDPMIALRHE from the coding sequence ATGTCATTCGTCCGCAAATTCATCTGGCTGTCACAGCGTCGCCGCAAAGAAGCTGAAATTCAGGAGGAGCTGCAGTTCCATCTGGAAGAAGAAGCCGCGGAACGTGAACAGGAAGGCATTGCGCCGGAGCAGGCAAAATGGGACGCGCACCGCGAGATTGGCAATGTGACTCTCGTGCAGGAGCACGTCCGCGCGGTCTGGATCTGGACGCGGTTCGAGCAGTTCGTTCAGGACCTTCGCTACGCGCTACGCGTGATGTGGGCGAGCAAGATTTTCAGCACTCTGGCGATTCTGTCACTGGCGCTGGGAATCGGTGCCAACACTGCGATCTACAGCTTTATGGACGCCATCATGCTGCGCTCGCTTCCGGTCAGCGATCCCTCGTCTCTGGTGATCTTACAGTGGCACGGCCCGTCACGCTGGCAGGGAGGAGTGAGGCGCCCTTCTGTGCTCCACACCATGAGCGGCACCACATATGATGATGACAAGTTGGGTGTCGTCGCCGGAATCTTTCCGTACCCTGCTTTTGAACTTTTCCAGAAAAACGATTCGCTGTTCTCGAGCATCTTCGCCTACCATCCCGCGCATGAACTCGACGTGATGGCAAAAGGGCAGGCGGTCATCGTCATGGGTGAATATGTGTCCGGAGATTACTTCAGCGGTCTTGGAGTCCGGCCTGCTACTGGGCGCATGATTGTTTCCGGCGACGATCAAGTGGGATCACCTCTGGTCGCTGTGGTGAGTCTGAGGTTCAGTGAAAGACACTATGGCGGGCCGGCGAACGCTGCCGGGCAAACCATTCTCATCAACAATGTTCCTGCAATGGTGGTGGGGGTTACGCCGCCTGAATTTTTCGGCGTGGACCCCTCAACCGCGCCAGACGTTTATCTTCCCATGCGCTCGGGCGTATCCATTGAAGCTGCCGATCCGTACGGCACCAAGCCGAAGTGGTATCTCGATCAAAATTTCTATTGGATTGAGATCATGGCACGCCTGCGTCCTGGAGTAAGCCGCGAGCAAGCGCAGGCTGCTCTTGCACCGCAATTCCGCCAATGGGTGGAGAGCACGGTAACGAATGAGCGGGAACGGGAGATACTGCCCTCGCTCGTTGTGCAGGAAGGCGCGGGCGGCGTGGAAGCGTTGCGTCGCCGCTACTCGAAGCCGCTGTACGTTTTGATGGCGCTGGTGGGACTGATTCTGGCCATTGCCTGCTCCAATATCGCCAGCCTGTTGCTGGCTCGTGCCACCGCGCGAAGAGGCGAGATGGCTCTGCGGCTGAGCCTGGGCGCAGGCCGGCTTCGCTTGGTCCGGCAACTGCTAACGGAGAGTGTCTTGCTCGCCTCTCTCGGCGGAATCCTGGGAGTCTTCATCGCCGTTTGGGGCATCCGCTTTCTGACTGTGCTGCTGGCCAACGGCCAAACGGATTTTACTCTGCATGCGAATTTGAACTGGCATGTACTGAGTGTGACTGCGGCGCTCGCGCTTCTGACCGGGATACTGTTTGGTTTGGCTCCAGCGCTCCCGTTAACCCGTGTGGACGTGGTGCCCGCGCTCAAGAAGCTGCGGTCCACCGATGCACGTTCCCGAATGCGCTTCAGCCTGAGCCAGGCGCTGGTGGTGTCGCAGATCGCCTTGTCATTGCTGATGCTGGTTGCCGCCGGGCTTTTTGTCAGGACGCTCAAGAAACTGCAGTCGGTTGAGGTTGGCTTCAATCGCGAAAACGTGTTGTTGTTCGAGCTGGACGCCCGCAAGGCCGGCCACAAGGACCCGGAGATTTCAACCTTCTACGGCGACCTGCAAAAGAGATTCAGCACAGTCCCAGGTGTGCGAAATGTGAGCCTGTCGCAGGCTTCTCTGATCACGGCTGGCACTGGCTATAAGATCACCGTGAACGGCGCCCCGCCGGATCCAGCCACGCGTATTTTATTCATTGGCTACGACTTCTTAAAAACCATGCAGATTCCTATTCTGGCCGGGCGCGAAATCGAAGAGCGCGACCAATCCGGCTCCACGCCGGTTGCAGTCGTGAGCGAGTTATTTGCCAGGGTAAACTTCGGTGATCAGAATCCGCTGGGCCAGCACCTCCTCTTGGGAACCGGCCTTCGCGACATGGAGATCGTCGGCGTGGCCCGGAACGCACAATATGGCGAACTGAAAAGCAATGCTCCGCCGGTTGTATACATTCCGTACAATCAAGGTGCTCCGCCGCCTCGCCAGATGGTCTACGAACTGCGCACGGCAGGAAATCCGCTTGCGCTTGTAAATACGGTACGCGAAATTGTGCACCAGACAGACGCGCGTGTGCCGGTCACAGACATCAGGACCCAGGTGGAGGACATTAACCAGACAATTAACCAGGAGATTGTCTTCGCAAAGCTGTGCACCGCCTTCGCCGTTCTCGCACTGATCATCGCGTGCGTGGGTCTCTACGGTACGGTTTCTTACAATGTCGCTCGCCGTACCAGCGAGATTGGCATTCGCATGGCGCTCGGAGCCCCGCGTGGCGCAGTGATCTGGATGGTCTTGAGTGAAGTCTGCGTGCTTGCCGCCGTGGGCCTTGCGCTCAGCGTACCAACTGCTTTTGCGACATCACAATTTCTCAAGTCTTTTCTGTTCCGCATGAAGCCTAACGATCCATTAGCAATGGTCTTCGCAATTGGCACTCTGCTCATCTCAGCTTTGGTTGCCGGTTGCCTGCCCGCGCGGAAGGCCTCCCGAATCGATCCAATGATTGCCCTGCGGCATGAATGA
- a CDS encoding PadR family transcriptional regulator produces MPPKPPSRVELLQGTLDLLILRTLLAGPAHGHAIAKHIQRTSEELLQVETGSLYPALHRLEAKGWIASSWELSDKGKRAKFYKLTALGRKQLASEHSKWRAFARAMGLILSPGDQEA; encoded by the coding sequence ATGCCTCCAAAACCGCCATCACGAGTAGAACTTTTGCAAGGCACGCTCGACCTTCTCATCCTTCGCACACTGCTGGCCGGTCCCGCGCATGGCCACGCTATCGCTAAACACATCCAGCGAACCTCTGAAGAATTGCTCCAGGTCGAAACTGGCTCTTTGTATCCGGCTCTGCACCGGTTGGAAGCCAAAGGCTGGATCGCGTCCTCGTGGGAACTTTCTGACAAGGGAAAGCGGGCCAAGTTTTACAAACTAACGGCGCTCGGACGCAAACAGCTCGCCAGTGAGCATTCGAAATGGCGGGCCTTTGCCCGCGCCATGGGCTTGATCTTGAGCCCTGGAGATCAGGAGGCGTGA